In one window of Haemophilus parainfluenzae DNA:
- the glpQ gene encoding glycerophosphodiester phosphodiesterase: protein MKLKTLALSLLAAGVLAGCSAHSSVDTMKSDKIIIAHRGASGYLPEHTLESKALAFAQHADYLEQDLAMTKDGRLVVIHDHFLDGLTDVAKKFPNRHRKDGRYYVIDFTLKEIQSLNMTENFETKDGKQVAVYPGRFPLWKSHFKIHTFEDELEFIQGLEKSTGKKVGIYPEIKAPWFHHQNGKDIAVETLKVLKKYGYDKKSDMVYLQTFDFNELKRIKNELLPKMGMDLKLVQLVAYTDWHETEEKDVKGKWVNYDYDWMFKPGAMAEVVKYADGVGPGWYMLVDKEKSKPGNIVYTPLVKELAQYKVELHPYTVRKDALPEFFTDVNQMYDALLNKSGATGVFTDFPDTGVEFLKKQK, encoded by the coding sequence ATGAAACTCAAAACTTTAGCGCTTTCTTTATTAGCTGCAGGCGTACTTGCAGGATGTAGCGCACACTCTTCTGTGGACACGATGAAATCAGACAAAATTATCATTGCTCACCGTGGTGCAAGTGGTTACTTACCAGAGCATACGCTTGAATCTAAAGCGCTTGCATTTGCACAGCATGCAGACTACTTAGAACAAGACTTAGCGATGACAAAAGATGGTCGTTTAGTGGTTATCCATGATCACTTCTTAGACGGCTTAACCGACGTGGCGAAAAAATTCCCAAATCGTCATCGTAAAGATGGTCGTTACTACGTAATCGACTTCACCTTAAAAGAAATTCAAAGTTTAAATATGACTGAAAACTTTGAAACTAAAGATGGTAAACAAGTTGCAGTATATCCAGGTCGTTTCCCACTTTGGAAATCACACTTCAAAATCCATACTTTTGAAGATGAGTTAGAATTCATCCAAGGTTTAGAAAAATCTACCGGTAAAAAAGTGGGTATTTACCCTGAAATCAAAGCACCTTGGTTCCACCACCAAAATGGCAAAGACATTGCAGTTGAAACCCTTAAAGTGTTGAAAAAATACGGTTACGACAAGAAATCTGACATGGTTTACTTACAAACCTTCGACTTCAATGAGTTAAAACGTATTAAAAACGAATTGCTACCAAAAATGGGCATGGATTTAAAACTTGTTCAATTAGTGGCATACACCGACTGGCATGAAACTGAAGAAAAAGATGTGAAAGGCAAATGGGTGAACTACGATTACGATTGGATGTTCAAACCAGGCGCAATGGCAGAAGTGGTGAAATATGCTGACGGCGTTGGCCCGGGCTGGTACATGCTAGTAGATAAAGAAAAATCTAAACCAGGCAATATCGTGTATACCCCATTAGTGAAAGAACTCGCACAATACAAAGTCGAATTACACCCATACACTGTACGTAAAGATGCGTTACCTGAATTCTTCACTGATGTAAATCAAATGTACGATGCATTATTGAATAAATCTGGTGCAACTGGTGTATTCACCGACTTCCCAGATACTGGCGTTGAATTTTTGAAAAAACAAAAATAA
- a CDS encoding Tex family protein produces MLNQQISQIIAAELTVQPQQILAAIQLLDDGNTIPFIARYRKEATGGLDDTQLRHFETRLIYLRELEDRRQTILKSIEEQGKLTDELRDKIHATQSKTELEDLYLPYKPKRRTKGQIAIEAGLEPLADLLWNEPKNDPETAAAEFVNADKGVTDTKVALDGARYILMERFAEDAGLLAKVRDYLAKNAVIVSKVIEGKETEGAKFQDYFDHQELLKNVPSHRALAMFRGRNEGILQLSLNADPDAEEGSRQSYCEEIIRDYLDVRFTGQPADKWREQVIAWTWKIKVSLHLETELMASLREKAEEEAIDVFARNLTALLMAAPAGAKCTMGLDPGLRTGVKVAVVDNTGKLLDTTTIYPHTGREAEAQVAIFSLIRKHNVELIAIGNGTASRETERFAKEVIKEIKENKPQTVVVSEAGASVYSASEFAANEFPNLDVSLRGAVSIARRLQDPLAELVKIEPKAIGVGQYQHDVNQTQLARKLDAVVEDCVNAVGVDLNTASAPLLARVAGMTKTLAQNIVEYRDENGRFESRSELKKVPRLGPKAFEQCAGFMRIAEGKNPLDASGVHPEAYPVVEKILQATAQSIQDLMGNAGVVRQLDAKQFIDEQFGLPTVQDIFKELEKPGRDPRGEFKTAVFAEGVEEITDLKPGMILEGTVTNVTNFGAFVDIGVHQDGLVHISSLSDKFIEDPHQVVKTGDIVKVKVLEVDVPRKRIALTMRLDESAVKNDGKSDRTLSAKPKSNSPRQDRNPRGNSTMGNAFADALKNWKK; encoded by the coding sequence ATGTTAAATCAACAAATTAGCCAAATTATTGCGGCAGAATTAACCGTTCAACCCCAACAAATCCTCGCAGCCATTCAATTATTAGATGATGGTAACACCATTCCATTTATTGCCCGTTACCGTAAAGAAGCCACAGGTGGCTTGGATGACACCCAACTTCGTCATTTTGAAACCCGTTTAATTTATTTACGTGAATTAGAAGATCGTCGTCAAACCATTTTGAAATCTATTGAAGAGCAAGGGAAATTGACTGATGAATTGCGTGACAAAATCCATGCGACACAAAGCAAAACCGAATTAGAAGATTTGTATTTGCCGTACAAACCAAAACGTCGCACCAAAGGTCAAATTGCGATTGAAGCCGGTCTTGAGCCATTGGCTGATTTACTTTGGAATGAGCCGAAAAATGATCCTGAAACGGCAGCCGCGGAATTTGTGAACGCAGATAAAGGTGTAACAGATACTAAGGTAGCCCTTGATGGCGCACGCTATATTTTAATGGAGCGTTTTGCTGAAGATGCGGGTTTATTAGCGAAAGTCCGTGATTATTTAGCAAAAAATGCGGTTATTGTATCTAAAGTGATCGAAGGCAAAGAAACGGAAGGCGCAAAATTCCAAGATTATTTCGACCACCAAGAATTATTGAAAAATGTGCCTTCTCACCGTGCATTAGCGATGTTCCGTGGCCGTAATGAGGGCATTTTACAATTAAGCTTAAATGCTGATCCTGATGCGGAAGAGGGAAGCCGCCAAAGCTATTGTGAAGAGATTATTCGTGATTATTTAGATGTACGTTTCACTGGCCAGCCAGCGGATAAATGGCGTGAGCAAGTGATTGCGTGGACATGGAAAATCAAAGTGTCGTTACATTTAGAAACCGAATTAATGGCAAGTTTACGTGAAAAAGCGGAAGAAGAGGCTATTGATGTTTTCGCTCGAAATCTGACCGCACTTTTAATGGCGGCACCGGCTGGCGCAAAATGCACCATGGGCTTGGACCCAGGCTTACGTACGGGGGTTAAAGTCGCAGTGGTGGATAACACGGGTAAATTATTAGATACCACCACCATTTATCCACATACGGGGCGTGAAGCTGAAGCGCAAGTGGCGATTTTCAGCTTAATCCGCAAACATAACGTGGAATTAATTGCCATTGGTAACGGTACGGCTTCTCGTGAAACAGAACGTTTTGCGAAAGAAGTGATTAAAGAAATCAAAGAAAATAAACCACAAACCGTTGTAGTAAGCGAAGCGGGCGCATCGGTTTATTCTGCTTCTGAATTTGCCGCAAATGAATTCCCGAATTTAGATGTATCTTTACGGGGTGCGGTCTCTATTGCACGTCGTTTACAAGATCCATTGGCAGAATTAGTGAAAATCGAACCGAAAGCCATTGGTGTAGGCCAATATCAGCACGATGTAAACCAAACCCAACTTGCGCGTAAACTCGATGCAGTGGTGGAAGACTGTGTAAACGCGGTAGGGGTAGATTTGAATACAGCATCCGCACCATTGCTTGCTCGCGTGGCAGGGATGACAAAAACCTTAGCACAAAACATTGTGGAATATCGTGATGAAAATGGCCGTTTTGAAAGCCGTAGCGAATTAAAAAAAGTGCCACGTTTAGGGCCAAAAGCCTTTGAGCAATGTGCGGGCTTTATGCGTATTGCTGAAGGGAAAAATCCACTTGATGCTTCAGGTGTTCACCCGGAAGCTTATCCTGTGGTCGAAAAAATCTTGCAAGCGACAGCACAATCTATTCAAGATTTAATGGGTAATGCGGGTGTGGTACGCCAACTTGATGCGAAACAATTTATTGATGAGCAATTTGGTTTACCGACCGTCCAAGATATTTTCAAAGAGTTGGAAAAACCAGGACGCGATCCGCGTGGTGAATTCAAGACCGCTGTATTCGCAGAAGGCGTGGAAGAAATCACCGATTTAAAACCGGGTATGATTTTAGAAGGTACCGTCACCAATGTGACTAATTTCGGCGCATTTGTGGATATCGGCGTTCACCAAGACGGTTTAGTACACATTTCATCATTAAGCGATAAATTCATAGAAGATCCACACCAAGTGGTGAAAACCGGCGATATCGTGAAAGTGAAAGTATTGGAAGTGGATGTGCCGCGTAAACGTATTGCGTTGACGATGCGACTAGATGAAAGTGCGGTCAAAAATGACGGCAAATCTGACCGCACTTTAAGTGCCAAACCAAAAAGTAATTCACCTCGCCAAGATCGCAATCCAAGAGGAAATAGTACGATGGGTAATGCCTTTGCCGATGCGTTGAAAAATTGGAAAAAATAA
- the glpT gene encoding glycerol-3-phosphate transporter, which translates to MFGPFKPAPHIAELPAEKIDSTYKRLRWQVFAGIFFGYAAYYFVRANFDLAQPGLIQAGLYSKAELGVIGSAAGLAYGLSKFVMAGMSDRSNPRVFLPFGLLLSGLCMTMMGLFPWATSGIAIMWVMIFLNGWFQGMGWPPCGRTMVHWWSKSERGTIVSIWNTAHNIGGMMPGAMVLLASAIFFSTHGIEAQAKDIWQQSLYYPGIAAMICAIPVYFVMRDTPQSCGLPSIEKWRNDYPDDYNEKTYENDLSTKEIFVTYVLKNKLLWYIALANVFVYLIRYGVLKWSPVYLSEIKHFNIKGTAWAYTIYELAAVPGTLLCGWVSDKVFKGKRGLTGFIFMILTTLAVVAYWMNPATPEAELANYAAWYENPYQLTDFILMTLIGFLIYGPVMLIGLHALELAPKKAAGTAAGFTGLFGYLGGTVSASAVIGWAAQHYGWDGGFYVMIGGGVLAVLLLFIVMVEEGKHKAKLGDTYGK; encoded by the coding sequence ATGTTTGGACCATTTAAACCCGCACCGCATATTGCGGAACTTCCAGCGGAGAAAATTGATTCCACGTATAAACGCTTACGTTGGCAAGTGTTTGCAGGGATCTTCTTTGGTTATGCCGCTTACTATTTTGTGCGTGCAAACTTTGACTTAGCACAACCTGGTTTAATTCAAGCCGGCTTGTACTCAAAAGCGGAACTCGGTGTTATCGGCTCAGCAGCTGGTCTTGCCTACGGCTTATCAAAATTCGTCATGGCAGGTATGTCTGACCGTTCTAACCCTCGCGTATTCTTACCATTTGGTTTATTGCTTTCTGGTCTTTGTATGACCATGATGGGTTTATTCCCATGGGCAACCTCAGGCATTGCCATCATGTGGGTAATGATCTTCTTAAATGGTTGGTTCCAAGGTATGGGTTGGCCTCCATGTGGTCGTACCATGGTACACTGGTGGTCTAAATCAGAACGCGGTACTATCGTATCTATCTGGAATACAGCGCATAACATCGGTGGCATGATGCCAGGTGCAATGGTGCTATTAGCGAGTGCTATCTTCTTCAGTACTCATGGCATCGAGGCTCAGGCAAAAGACATTTGGCAACAATCGCTCTACTATCCGGGTATTGCTGCAATGATCTGTGCTATTCCCGTTTATTTTGTCATGCGTGATACACCACAATCTTGTGGTTTACCATCAATCGAGAAATGGCGTAATGACTATCCTGATGACTATAACGAAAAAACTTACGAAAACGATTTAAGTACAAAAGAAATCTTTGTCACTTATGTATTAAAAAACAAATTGTTATGGTACATCGCACTGGCTAACGTATTTGTATATTTAATTCGCTATGGCGTATTAAAATGGTCTCCGGTTTACTTAAGTGAAATAAAACATTTCAACATCAAAGGTACTGCATGGGCATATACCATTTATGAATTAGCCGCTGTACCAGGTACATTACTTTGTGGTTGGGTATCTGATAAAGTCTTCAAAGGTAAACGTGGTTTAACCGGTTTTATCTTCATGATCTTAACGACTTTAGCAGTAGTAGCATACTGGATGAACCCAGCTACACCAGAAGCAGAACTTGCAAACTATGCAGCTTGGTATGAAAACCCATATCAATTAACTGACTTCATCTTAATGACCTTAATCGGTTTCTTAATCTACGGCCCTGTAATGTTAATCGGCTTACACGCGCTTGAGCTTGCACCGAAAAAAGCAGCAGGTACAGCAGCAGGTTTCACCGGTTTATTCGGTTACTTAGGTGGTACTGTCTCAGCATCAGCTGTTATCGGTTGGGCAGCACAACACTATGGCTGGGACGGCGGTTTCTACGTCATGATCGGTGGTGGTGTCTTAGCGGTGTTATTACTCTTCATCGTAATGGTTGAAGAAGGCAAACACAAAGCGAAATTAGGCGATACCTACGGTAAATAA
- the glpA gene encoding anaerobic glycerol-3-phosphate dehydrogenase subunit A, whose protein sequence is MGLSPNMYRDVGDFSPISTDVIIIGGGATGAGIARDCALRGINCILLERRDIATGATGRNHGLLHSGARYAVNDQESAEECIKENKILRNIARHCVDETEGLFITLPEDSLDYQKTFIESCTKSGIEAVAIDPKLAQIMEPSVNPDLVGAVVVPDGSIDPFRLTASNVMDAIENGAKMFTYCEVKNLIREGGKVIGVDVYDHKNRVNRKFFAPLVVNAGGIWGQGIAEYADLKIKMFPAKGALLVMGHRINKMVINRCRKPADADILVPGDTICVIGTTSSRIPYDQIDNMEVTPEEVDILFREGEKLAPSLRHTRVLRAYAGVRPLVATDDDPSGRNVSRGIVLLDHAERDGLDGFITITGGKLMTYRLMAEWATDLVCKKLNKTARCTTAERPLPGSTESRAETNQKVISLPSTIRYSAVYRHGSRATRLLDKERLDRSMVCECEAVTAGEVRYAVDELNVNNLVDLRRRTRVGMGTCQAELCACRAAGLMNRFEVATPRQSTTQLTSFMEERWRGIEPIAWGEAIREAEFTSWMYGSVLGLNDVQPLETDKQQGTDNNEF, encoded by the coding sequence ATGGGATTATCACCTAATATGTATCGCGATGTGGGCGATTTTTCACCTATCTCGACGGATGTGATTATCATTGGTGGTGGTGCGACGGGGGCAGGTATTGCTCGTGACTGCGCATTGCGTGGAATTAACTGTATTTTATTAGAGCGTCGTGATATTGCGACAGGCGCAACAGGTCGTAACCACGGTTTGTTACATAGTGGGGCGCGTTATGCGGTAAACGATCAGGAATCAGCAGAAGAATGTATTAAAGAAAATAAAATTCTGCGCAATATCGCTCGTCACTGTGTGGATGAAACGGAAGGTTTATTTATCACCTTACCTGAGGATTCTCTCGATTATCAAAAAACTTTCATCGAAAGTTGTACCAAATCTGGTATTGAGGCTGTCGCCATTGATCCTAAACTTGCCCAGATTATGGAACCATCAGTGAACCCCGATTTAGTGGGTGCTGTTGTTGTGCCAGATGGTTCAATTGATCCTTTCCGTTTAACAGCTTCTAACGTGATGGATGCCATTGAGAATGGTGCAAAAATGTTTACCTATTGCGAAGTGAAAAATTTAATTCGCGAGGGGGGCAAAGTGATCGGGGTAGATGTTTACGATCACAAAAATCGTGTAAATCGCAAATTCTTTGCGCCATTAGTCGTCAATGCAGGTGGTATTTGGGGACAAGGCATCGCAGAATATGCGGATCTTAAAATCAAAATGTTTCCAGCCAAAGGCGCATTACTTGTCATGGGACACCGTATCAACAAAATGGTGATTAACCGTTGTCGTAAACCAGCGGATGCGGACATTCTCGTTCCAGGTGATACCATTTGTGTTATCGGTACAACCTCTAGCCGTATTCCTTACGATCAAATTGATAACATGGAAGTGACTCCAGAAGAAGTGGATATTCTTTTCCGTGAAGGGGAAAAACTTGCGCCGAGCTTGCGTCATACTCGCGTATTACGTGCTTATGCAGGCGTGCGTCCGTTGGTGGCGACAGATGATGACCCATCTGGTCGTAACGTAAGTCGTGGTATTGTGTTACTTGACCACGCAGAACGTGACGGCTTAGACGGCTTTATCACCATCACGGGTGGTAAATTAATGACTTATCGCTTAATGGCAGAATGGGCAACGGATCTTGTTTGTAAAAAACTCAATAAAACAGCACGTTGTACAACCGCTGAGCGCCCATTACCAGGTTCAACCGAAAGCCGTGCAGAAACTAATCAGAAAGTCATTTCACTTCCAAGTACGATTCGTTATTCAGCGGTGTATCGTCATGGTTCTCGTGCCACTCGCTTATTAGATAAAGAACGTCTTGATCGTTCAATGGTGTGTGAATGTGAAGCCGTTACTGCGGGTGAAGTACGTTATGCCGTTGATGAATTAAATGTGAATAACTTAGTGGATCTACGTCGCCGTACTCGTGTGGGGATGGGGACTTGCCAAGCTGAGCTTTGCGCATGCCGTGCTGCTGGCTTAATGAATCGTTTTGAAGTGGCAACGCCTCGCCAATCTACCACACAATTAACCTCTTTCATGGAGGAACGTTGGCGTGGTATTGAGCCTATTGCATGGGGTGAAGCGATTCGTGAAGCCGAATTTACTTCATGGATGTATGGCAGTGTGTTGGGCTTAAATGATGTTCAACCGCTTGAAACTGACAAACAGCAAGGGACGGATAACAATGAATTTTGA
- the glpC gene encoding anaerobic glycerol-3-phosphate dehydrogenase subunit GlpC produces MNIQQLIENAKQSLNAPQHHDAFDESFESCIKCTACTAVCPVSRQNPNYPGPKQSGPDGERLRLKSAELYDEALKYCTNCKRCEIACPSDVKIGDIIVRARNKYLAQQHKPTVQKLRDAILSNTDIMGSLNTPLAPIVNTITGLKATKFVLEKALKISRHRTLPKYSFGTFRSWYMKKMVESQQKFERKVAYYHGCYVNYNNPQLGKEFIQVFNAMNIGVVLLEKEKCCGLPLSVNQFPERAKKIAQFNTDYISKMVDENGLDVISEASSCTLNLRDEYHHILGIDNAKVRPHIHMVTPFLYQLFKEGKTLPLKPLKLRVAYHTACHVDKAGWAPYTLEVLKQIPGLEVVMLPSQCCGIAGTYGFKEENYEVSQSIGKNLFDNINAGGFDYVISECQTCKWQIDMSSNVTCIHPLTLLCMSMNQA; encoded by the coding sequence ATGAACATTCAACAATTAATTGAAAATGCAAAACAATCCCTTAATGCACCACAACATCATGATGCCTTTGATGAAAGCTTCGAGAGCTGCATTAAATGTACGGCGTGTACAGCAGTATGTCCGGTTTCGCGTCAAAATCCAAACTATCCAGGTCCAAAACAATCAGGCCCGGATGGTGAGCGTTTACGCCTAAAATCAGCTGAGCTTTATGATGAAGCATTGAAATACTGCACTAACTGTAAACGTTGTGAAATTGCCTGTCCATCTGATGTAAAAATTGGTGACATTATCGTTCGTGCAAGAAACAAATACCTTGCTCAACAACACAAGCCAACCGTGCAAAAATTACGTGATGCGATTTTAAGTAACACCGATATTATGGGTTCACTTAATACACCGCTAGCACCGATTGTTAATACCATCACTGGTTTGAAAGCGACAAAATTTGTGTTGGAAAAAGCATTGAAAATTAGCCGCCATCGTACGTTACCAAAATATTCCTTTGGTACGTTCCGCAGCTGGTATATGAAAAAAATGGTGGAAAGCCAACAAAAATTTGAACGCAAAGTGGCCTATTATCACGGTTGTTATGTGAACTACAATAATCCACAATTGGGTAAAGAATTTATTCAAGTGTTCAATGCTATGAATATTGGCGTGGTGTTATTGGAAAAAGAAAAATGCTGTGGCTTGCCATTAAGCGTGAACCAATTCCCAGAACGTGCGAAGAAAATAGCGCAATTTAACACTGATTACATTAGCAAAATGGTGGATGAAAATGGCTTGGATGTGATCAGCGAAGCATCAAGTTGTACCTTAAATTTACGTGATGAATATCATCATATTTTAGGTATCGATAATGCGAAAGTTCGTCCGCATATTCACATGGTGACACCATTCTTATATCAACTCTTTAAAGAAGGCAAAACCTTACCGCTTAAACCATTGAAATTGCGTGTGGCTTATCATACCGCATGTCACGTGGATAAAGCAGGTTGGGCACCATACACCTTGGAAGTGTTAAAACAAATTCCAGGCTTAGAAGTGGTGATGTTGCCATCACAATGTTGTGGTATCGCGGGAACATACGGTTTTAAAGAAGAAAACTACGAGGTTTCCCAATCTATCGGTAAAAACTTATTCGATAACATCAATGCAGGCGGATTTGATTACGTGATCTCTGAATGCCAAACTTGTAAATGGCAGATCGATATGTCATCTAATGTGACTTGTATCCATCCATTGACCTTATTGTGTATGTCGATGAATCAAGCTTAG
- a CDS encoding helix-turn-helix domain-containing protein gives MGKHYTIEFKLQVLQPILNGKMSIRETARFYNIPSNALVGTWLKRFEKSGIKGLIPRKPSGRPPMKPKYAKMPPPPKTEEDRLRLRILQLEAEVAYLKELRRLRLQDEAEQRKLSKG, from the coding sequence ATGGGTAAACACTACACAATCGAATTTAAATTACAGGTTCTTCAACCTATTTTGAATGGGAAAATGAGTATTAGAGAAACTGCGCGTTTTTACAATATTCCTTCCAACGCCTTAGTCGGAACATGGTTGAAACGGTTTGAAAAAAGTGGCATAAAAGGACTTATTCCCCGTAAACCATCAGGACGACCGCCGATGAAACCCAAATATGCAAAAATGCCACCGCCACCCAAAACTGAAGAAGACCGTTTACGCCTGAGAATTTTACAGCTTGAAGCGGAGGTAGCCTACCTAAAGGAGTTGAGAAGGCTCAGACTTCAGGACGAAGCCGAGCAACGGAAATTATCCAAAGGTTAA
- a CDS encoding ElyC/SanA/YdcF family protein: MQKIFKVSLLAVLSSLAVNSFASMAEVKVLEPQLNYQQLLTQRQVVDELLEQAVKIQNSPARVSNAGFTAKLPSNMERIADLLLEAYKLEPYRVDFLFGAANANIYNGNTDKAIELYQKVLDVAPDDVKAHTYLAAWNRFKGNQAEATKHLERLKQLSPESASKLEKVFAVIDKAVNQPITDKLETKLPAQSAIITLGYALNPDGSMHDILVQRLEKTLEIANQNPDALIIVTGGVPQNNKTEGDLMKQWLIEKGVDASRIYSDNYARSTVENALFSRYSLAKHKIKHAVLISSGSHVRRGQALFEIATQESGPQGLVIETVAALDKPLDELQKITEKDLLGIYRDSLKTMGLSMFNSGLLQD; the protein is encoded by the coding sequence ATGCAAAAAATCTTCAAAGTTTCCTTACTTGCGGTGCTTTCATCTCTAGCAGTAAACAGCTTTGCTAGCATGGCAGAAGTGAAAGTGCTTGAGCCTCAATTAAATTATCAACAACTTCTTACTCAAAGACAGGTTGTGGATGAATTGCTTGAACAAGCAGTGAAAATCCAAAACTCACCGGCTCGTGTTTCAAATGCGGGTTTTACCGCGAAACTTCCTTCCAATATGGAGCGTATTGCGGATCTTTTATTAGAAGCGTATAAGCTTGAGCCTTATCGTGTGGATTTTTTGTTTGGTGCAGCGAATGCCAATATTTATAACGGCAATACCGATAAAGCCATTGAGCTTTACCAAAAAGTGCTTGATGTGGCGCCAGATGATGTGAAAGCACATACTTACTTGGCTGCATGGAATCGTTTTAAAGGCAACCAAGCGGAAGCGACAAAACATTTAGAACGCTTAAAACAACTTTCCCCAGAAAGTGCGAGCAAATTAGAAAAAGTCTTTGCAGTGATTGATAAAGCGGTTAATCAGCCAATTACTGACAAACTTGAAACTAAATTACCGGCACAATCGGCGATTATTACATTGGGATACGCCTTAAATCCAGACGGCAGCATGCATGACATTTTAGTGCAACGTTTAGAGAAAACCTTAGAAATTGCGAATCAAAATCCAGATGCGTTAATTATTGTGACAGGCGGGGTGCCACAAAACAATAAAACCGAAGGGGATTTGATGAAACAATGGTTAATTGAGAAAGGCGTTGATGCAAGTCGTATTTATTCGGATAACTATGCGCGTTCAACCGTCGAAAATGCACTTTTCTCTCGTTACTCTTTAGCGAAACATAAAATCAAACATGCCGTATTGATTAGCTCGGGTAGTCATGTTCGTCGTGGACAAGCATTATTTGAAATTGCGACGCAAGAATCCGGTCCGCAAGGTCTTGTGATTGAAACAGTCGCCGCGTTAGATAAACCGTTAGATGAGTTACAAAAAATTACGGAGAAAGATTTGCTGGGTATTTATCGCGATAGCTTAAAAACAATGGGATTGTCGATGTTTAATAGCGGATTATTACAAGATTAA
- the glpB gene encoding glycerol-3-phosphate dehydrogenase subunit GlpB, with translation MNFDVVIIGGGLAGLTCGIALQEQGKRCVIINNGQAAIDFASGSLDLLSRLPNGAFVENISENLTALSAQLPQHPYSIMGAERVLAKAQDFEKLAESLNLDLIGSSAENHLRVTGLGSLRGAWLSPNSVPTVQGETPFPYKKIAVLGIEGYHDFQPELLADNLTLNPQFAHCEVKTGFLNIPELDQLRANSREFRSVNIAQVLEYKLKFDDLVAEMKEAAKGTEAIFLPACFGLENQEFMESLRKATGLPLFELPTLPPSLLGMRQRIQLRHRFEKLGGLMMNGDSALKAHFDGNKVRAIQTRLHEDEEITAEHFVLASGSFFSKGLVSEFDKIYEPVFHSDIIGVEGFNDTDRFTWTDHRFSNPQPYQSAGVAINAQCQVKKSGQFLTNLYAVGNVIGGFNALELGCGSGVAVVTALAVADEILHNIH, from the coding sequence ATGAATTTTGATGTAGTGATTATTGGTGGTGGCCTTGCAGGTTTAACTTGCGGCATCGCCCTACAAGAACAAGGCAAACGTTGTGTCATTATTAATAACGGCCAAGCGGCGATTGATTTTGCATCCGGCTCATTAGATTTATTAAGCCGTTTACCAAATGGTGCGTTTGTTGAAAATATTTCTGAAAATTTGACCGCACTTTCCGCTCAATTACCACAACACCCCTATAGCATCATGGGGGCTGAACGTGTATTAGCGAAAGCACAAGATTTCGAAAAATTAGCGGAATCGTTAAATTTAGATTTAATTGGCTCAAGTGCAGAAAATCATCTTCGCGTAACGGGTTTAGGTAGCTTACGTGGTGCATGGCTTTCACCAAATAGTGTGCCAACTGTACAAGGCGAAACACCATTCCCGTATAAAAAAATTGCGGTTTTAGGCATTGAAGGCTATCACGATTTCCAACCAGAATTATTGGCGGATAACCTTACACTCAATCCACAATTTGCTCATTGTGAAGTGAAAACAGGCTTTTTAAATATTCCTGAATTGGATCAGTTACGTGCAAATTCGCGCGAATTCCGCAGTGTAAATATTGCACAAGTTTTAGAATATAAACTGAAATTTGATGATCTGGTGGCTGAAATGAAAGAAGCAGCCAAAGGCACTGAAGCAATTTTCCTACCAGCTTGTTTCGGTTTAGAAAATCAAGAGTTTATGGAGTCACTTCGCAAAGCAACTGGCTTGCCATTATTTGAATTACCAACCTTACCGCCGTCTTTATTAGGTATGCGCCAACGTATTCAATTACGCCATCGTTTTGAGAAATTAGGCGGACTCATGATGAATGGTGATAGTGCATTAAAAGCGCATTTTGATGGTAACAAAGTTCGCGCTATTCAAACGCGTTTGCACGAAGATGAAGAAATCACGGCAGAGCATTTCGTCTTAGCTTCTGGCAGTTTCTTCAGTAAAGGTTTAGTTTCTGAATTCGATAAAATCTACGAGCCCGTATTCCATTCTGACATTATCGGTGTGGAAGGCTTTAACGATACCGATCGTTTTACTTGGACAGATCACCGTTTCTCAAATCCACAACCGTACCAATCTGCAGGTGTGGCGATTAACGCGCAATGCCAAGTGAAAAAGAGCGGTCAATTTTTAACGAATTTATATGCGGTGGGTAATGTGATTGGTGGTTTCAATGCGCTAGAACTCGGTTGTGGTTCAGGCGTGGCAGTGGTAACAGCGCTTGCTGTTGCGGATGAAATTCTTCACAACATACATTAA